The Carassius carassius chromosome 34, fCarCar2.1, whole genome shotgun sequence genome has a segment encoding these proteins:
- the LOC132114794 gene encoding death effector domain-containing protein-like, with translation MTSQQHGNANPALLSPQNSSSSQGRQHISRSPIDSYSRSGLSCPRRGWVAASLSPTAHGNSLALSLSRLGPASCSNSSLSRRPASGWVEPWPEEAVDDTYGLYSLHRMFDIVGAQLTHRDVRVLSFLFVDVIDEYERGGIRSGRDFLLALERQGRCDETNFRHVLQLLRIITRHDLLPYVTLRKRQTVCPDPVDKYLEETSVRYVSPRGAGEAQQGTPHRRTGTQPLICCPPSGPQVCPPRAKPTPPPLNRKRKRSHTTADCREKQTCDIRLRVRAEYCQHESALQGNVFSNKQEALERQFERFNQANTILKSRDLGSIICDIKFSELTYLDAFWRDYINGSLLEALKGVFITDSLKQAVGHEAIKLLVNVDEEDYQAGRRKLLRNLVAGGATAGTGSRDGLLS, from the exons ATGACCTCACAGCAGCATGGGAATGCCAACCCTGCCCTCCTATCACCACAGAACTCTTCATCCAGTCAGGGCAGGCAACACATTTCTCGTTCCCCGATAGACTCGTATTCCCGCTCAGGGCTTTCCTGTCCTCGGAGAGGCTGGGTTGCAGCTTCATTATCTCCAACAGCTCACGGTAACTCCCTTGCGCTCTCTCTAAGCCGATTGGGTCCGGCGTCCTGCAGTAATTCCTCCTTATCACGGAGACCTGCATCTGGCTGGGTGGAGCCGTGGCCGGAGGAGGCTGTGGATGACACATATGGGCTTTACTCTCTTCACCGCATGTTTGATATTGTGGGTGCGCAGCTGACGCACCGTGACGTACGTGTGTTGTCCTTCCTTTTTGTGGACGTTATTGACGAGTACGAGAGAGGAGGGATACGGAGCGGGCGAGATTTCCTGCTTGCGCTGGAGCGTCAGGGGCGATGTGACGAGACAAACTTCCGGCATGTTCTTCAGCTGCTCCGCATCATCACTCGCCATGACCTGCTGCCGTACGTTACGTTGCGCAAGAGACAGACAG TGTGCCCAGATCCAGTGGATAAATATCTGGAGGAGACATCAGTCCGCTATGTTTCTCCCAGAGGAGCAGGAGAGGCGCAGCAGGGAACTCCTCACAGAAGAACAG gaaCCCAGCCATTGATCTGCTGTCCTCCATCAGGACCCCAGGTGTGTCCACCACGTGCTAAACCCACCCCACCTCCACTGAACAGAAAAAGGAAGAGATCTCACACGACAGCTGACTGCAGAGAAAAACAGACCTGTG ACATACGACTGAGAGTGCGTGCGGAGTACTGTCAGCACGAGTCGGCTCTACAAGGAAACGTCTTCTCCAACAAGCAGGAGGCGCTGGAGAGGCAGTTTGAGCGGTTCAACCAGGCCAACACCATCCTCAAATCCCGAGACCTGGGTTCCATCATATGTGACATCAAGTTTTCAGAGCTGACCTACCTGGACGCCTTCTGGCGGGACTACATCAACGGCTCACTATTGGAAGCCCTGAAGGGCGTTTTCATCACGGACTCTCTGAAGCAGGCAGTGGGCCACGAGGCCATTAAGCTCCTGGTGAATGTGGATGAGGAAGACTATCAAGCTGGCAGGAGGAAGTTGCTGAGGAACCTAGTGGCAGGAGGTGCCACTGCAGGGACGGGGAGTAGGGATGGTCTCTTGTCCTAG
- the LOC132114793 gene encoding UDP-glucuronosyltransferase 2A1-like: MQLHPQILVLVAFLWSVPPLSLAGKILVYPVDGSHWLNMDILLRELHQRGHKLTVVRSANSWYIPENTTHYTPITIHADHLTSLEDPKYMASFLKRNIDIQRGEGSVWSFMALQKEVITLLEESHKSSAEMVRTILEDKKLVKTLKESKYDLMLTDPGFAGGVILGMYLGLPMVFNVRWITNGEGHFAIAPSPLSYIPTIGSRVTDKMSFANKMKNILHFGIGQYIDHMITRPLYQGVISKYIDPNSNVYSLIQGADLWLMRVDFVFEFPRPTMPNVVYIGGFQCKPSKPLPNELEKFVESSGEHGVVIMSLGTLLGSLGPDISEVVAAAFARLPQKVVWRHVGKKPSKLGNNTLIVDWLPQNDLLGHSKTKAFVTHGGTNGIYEAIYHGVPMLGLPLIFDQFDNMIRLEARGVAQVLDVATLDVDILTQTLKDILDENQPYQKNMRRMSSLHRDTPLKPMDSAVFWLEFVMRHKGAAHLHTESYRLPWYSYYCVDVLMLIVSLFMAVCLLLVLMSKALLKVFVKKRKSKKD; encoded by the coding sequence atgcagCTGCATCCCCAAATCCTTGTCCTTGTTGCCTTCCTTTGGAGTGTCCCACCACTTTCCCTGGCTGGGAAGATCCTCGTGTACCCAGTGGATGGAAGCCACTGGCTTAACATGGACATTTTGCTGCGAGAACTTCATCAGCGTGGTCACAAATTGACAGTTGTCCGTTCTGCTAACAGCTGGTACATACCAGAGAACACCACACACTATACGCCCATCACCATCCATGCCGATCATCTCACTAGCCTGGAGGACCCCAAGTACATGGCGTCTTTTCTTAAGAGAAACATTGACATTCAAAGAGGGGAAGGATCTGTTTGGTCATTCATGGCCCTTCAGAAAGAAGTAATTACTCTTCTAGAAGAGTCTCACAAGTCTTCTGCTGAGATGGTGAGGACCATTCTAGAGGATAAAAAGCTTGTAAAAACACTTAAAGAGTCCAAGTATGATTTGATGCTAACTGATCCTGGTTTTGCAGGAGGTGTCATACTGGGCATGTACTTGGGTCTACCAATGGTGTTCAATGTACGATGGATAACAAATGGAGAAGGGCACTTTGCAATTGCACCCTCGCCGCTTTCTTACATCCCGACTATCGGATCTAGGGTGACAGATAAAATGAGTtttgcaaataaaatgaaaaatatcttgCATTTTGGAATCGGCCAATACATAGACCACATGATCACAAGGCCTCTTTATCAAGGAGTTATCAGCAAATACATAGACCCAAACTCCAATGTGTACTCTCTGATCCAAGGAGCGGATCTGTGGCTCATGCGAGTAGATTTTGTATTCGAGTTCCCTCGACCTACTATGCCCAATGTGGTCTATATTGGAGGCTTCCAGTGTAAACCATCCAAACCTCTACCAAATGAATTGGAGAAGTTTGTCGAGAGCTCTGGAGAGCACGGGGTTGTGATCATGTCTTTGGGTACTCTGCTTGGAAGTCTGGGTCCTGACATATCCGAAGTTGTAGCCGCCGCTTTTGCTCGTTTGCCACAAAAGGTGGTTTGGAGGCATGTTGGGAAAAAGCCATCTAAATTGGGGAACAATACACTGATAGTGGACTGGCTGCCTCAGAATGACCTCTTAGGCCATTCTAAAACTAAAGCTTTCGTGACACACGGAGGAACGAATGGTATCTACGAGGCGATTTACCACGGTGTTCCAATGCTTGGACTTCCGCTCATCTTCGACCAGTTTGACAACATGATTCGCCTGGAAGCCAGAGGGGTGGCTCAAGTGCTTGATGTCGCAACCCTGGATGTAGATATCCTTACACAAACCCTAAAGGACATCCTGGATGAAAATCAGCCATACCAGAAGAACATGCGCAGAATGTCAAGCCTACATCGTGACACTCCGCTCAAGCCAATGGACAGTGCCGTCTTTTGGCTGGAGTTTGTCATGAGGCATAAGGGTGCAGCACACTTGCACACAGAGTCCTACAGGCTTCCTTGGTATTCCTACTACTGCGTGGACGTCTTAATGCTGATAGTGAGTTTGTTTATGGCAGTCTGCCTGCTCTTGGTTTTGATGAGCAAGGCTTTGCTGAAAGTTTTTGTCAAGAAAAGGAAATCTAAAAAAGACTGA